A portion of the Lampris incognitus isolate fLamInc1 chromosome 9, fLamInc1.hap2, whole genome shotgun sequence genome contains these proteins:
- the si:dkey-82o10.4 gene encoding m-AAA protease-interacting protein 1, mitochondrial, which translates to MTSRVSYDETCIAVADLMQRTVYVAACGKLRGFAAGTSRICPWMRSAAHRQCSFMHTHTKQEWTKQEWRASMSWCRLEGRRTFSAGQRLYSTGEEHPGITVVGIPDPITWIYCKVTMYLIEVCFEPGITSVDFDRGVKQALVHISNIMSCGRFDELRGIMSNEVLEYIKKNCNSLNVVQRQQLAISADDILFMLPEDVSVIIDQHGRKFCFVVMRFWFLSTFKGPDDPEGTKIFSITPTDDSTPKKIVTAVYEFQRELTRGSSQDWKVTHVWHWHWKLTE; encoded by the exons ATGACCTCTCGTGTGTCTTATGATGAAACCTGTATTGCCGTGGCGGACCTGATGCAGAGGACCGTTTACGTCGCTGCGTGCGGGAAGCTGCGCGGTTTTGCAGCGGGCACATCGAGGATCTGCCCGTGGATGAGATCCGCCGCCCACCGCCAGTGCTCgttcatgcacacgcacacgaaaCAAGAATGGACGAAACAAGAATGGAGAGCGTCGATGAGTTGGTGTCGGCTGGAGGGACGGCGGACCTTTTCCGCTGGTCAAAGACTGTACAGCACGGGCGAAGAACACCCAGGCATCACGGTGGTCGGCATCCCGGACCCCATCACCTGGATATACTGTAAAGTAACCATGTACCTCATAGAGGTGTGTTTTGAACCAGGCATCACCTCCGTTGACTTTGACAGAGGGGTGAAGCAG GCACTGGTTCACATCTCCAACATAATGTCTTGTGGCAGATTTGACGAGCTGAGGGGCATCATGTCAAATGAG GTGTTAGAGTACATTAAGAAGAACTGTAACTCTTTAAACGTTGTTCAGAGACAACAGCTCGCCATCTCAGCGGATGATATATTATTCATGCTGCCTGAGGACGTGAGTGTTATCATTGACCAGCATGGTAG GAAGTTCTGCTTCGTGGTCATGAGGTTCTGGTTCCTGTCGACATTTAAAGGTCCCGATGACCCAGAGGGCACCAAAATCTTCAGCATCACCCCCACAGACGACAGCACGCCAAAGAAAATAGTGACTGCTGTTTATGA ATTCCAGCGAGAGCTGACAAGAGGGTCGTCACAGGACTGGAAGGTCACCCATGTTTGGCACTGGCATTGGAAACTGACTGAGTGA